The Antarcticibacterium sp. 1MA-6-2 genome has a window encoding:
- a CDS encoding (Fe-S)-binding protein: MQILAQILFVIALVAGIGFFVRNLRKLIRNIKVGRPIDRKDNPGERFAKMARVAFGQSKMVKRPVSGILHIIVYLGFIIINIEVLEIIIDGIFGTHRILSFMGGFYSFLIGAFEIFAILVLVGVIIFWIRRNLINIYRFLGRELKGWPKNDANYILYFEMVLMFLFLTMNAADHQLQINGAANYAHAGGIVGSFPISQFMLPLLDGMSNSALIIIERVAWWLHILGILFFLNYLYYSKHLHILLAFPNVYFSKLTPLGKFDNLESVTREVKLMMDPDADPYAVPAEGEEEEVPEKFGASDVMDLNQVQLLNAYTCTECGRCTAECPANLTGKLLSPRKIMMDTRDRIEEVGQILSEKGKFEDDGKKLLDDHILREEIWACTSCNACVEACPVGIDPLSIITDLRRYIVMEETAAPNELTVAMSNIENNGAPWPYNQMDRLNWAEEK; this comes from the coding sequence ATGCAAATATTGGCTCAAATTCTTTTTGTTATCGCCCTGGTAGCGGGTATAGGTTTTTTTGTCCGCAACCTTCGCAAGCTTATAAGAAATATTAAAGTGGGCCGCCCTATCGATCGCAAAGACAATCCCGGAGAAAGATTTGCCAAGATGGCAAGAGTGGCCTTTGGCCAGTCTAAAATGGTTAAACGTCCTGTTTCTGGGATCCTTCACATAATAGTTTACCTGGGATTTATAATAATAAACATTGAGGTTCTTGAGATAATCATTGACGGAATTTTCGGCACCCATAGAATTCTCTCTTTTATGGGTGGATTTTATAGTTTTCTTATTGGTGCCTTTGAAATTTTTGCAATCTTGGTTCTGGTAGGTGTTATCATTTTCTGGATTAGAAGAAACCTAATAAATATCTACAGGTTTTTAGGCAGGGAACTAAAAGGTTGGCCAAAGAATGATGCCAATTACATTTTGTACTTTGAAATGGTCCTTATGTTCCTGTTCCTCACTATGAATGCTGCAGATCATCAATTACAAATAAACGGTGCCGCTAATTATGCACATGCAGGAGGAATTGTTGGTTCGTTTCCTATCAGCCAGTTTATGCTTCCCTTATTAGATGGAATGTCTAATTCTGCTCTGATCATTATTGAGCGGGTAGCCTGGTGGCTTCACATTTTAGGAATACTTTTCTTTTTGAATTACCTCTATTATTCCAAACATTTACATATTCTGTTAGCTTTTCCAAATGTCTATTTTTCAAAATTAACTCCTCTTGGTAAATTCGATAATTTAGAATCGGTTACCCGGGAAGTAAAGTTAATGATGGATCCTGATGCCGATCCCTATGCAGTACCTGCTGAAGGAGAGGAAGAGGAAGTTCCTGAAAAATTTGGAGCTTCAGATGTTATGGATCTTAATCAGGTACAATTGCTTAATGCCTACACCTGTACCGAATGTGGAAGATGTACTGCGGAATGCCCGGCAAACCTGACAGGGAAATTGCTTTCTCCCCGGAAAATTATGATGGATACCCGGGACAGGATAGAGGAAGTTGGCCAAATCCTTAGTGAGAAAGGGAAATTTGAAGACGACGGAAAGAAATTACTGGATGATCATATTCTAAGAGAAGAAATTTGGGCCTGTACAAGCTGTAATGCCTGTGTCGAAGCCTGTCCTGTAGGAATAGATCCTTTATCTATTATTACAGATTTAAGGAGATACATAGTAATGGAAGAGACCGCAGCACCAAATGAGCTTACTGTGGCAATGAGCAATATTGAAAATAATGGTGCTCCCTGGCCATATAACCAAATGGACAGGCTTAATTGGGCAGAGGAAAAATAA
- a CDS encoding N-acetylmuramoyl-L-alanine amidase: protein MRTNQIKLFVLIFSGFLFIASSQAQNKPGDSKFVVVLDAGHGGKDPGNRGGGYKEKDIALNIVKKVGQELEKIENIDVIYTRDSDVFIPLDKRAKIANDARADLFVSVHCNAHNSQAYGTETFVLGLHRNQTNFEVAKRENSVIFLEEDYHVTYDGFDPNSPESYIGMMIMQEEYLDQSILLADFVQKNFTNDLKRNNRGVKQAGFLVLHQTYMPSVLIETGFLTNNSEGSYLNSSTGQSKMADAIVEAIVEYSHTINLASLENLTQEAAVEIVTTEAEVDIYENITFKIQLAASSKKLEPKSSNFKGLTPVFREKEGKLWKYYYGATSSYSQIQKLHEQAKKSGFPSSYVVAFRAGNKITVNEALKSQSK from the coding sequence ATGAGAACGAACCAAATTAAACTTTTCGTGTTAATCTTTTCCGGCTTTTTATTTATTGCCTCTTCCCAGGCACAAAATAAACCCGGGGATTCTAAATTTGTAGTAGTGCTGGATGCAGGACATGGAGGAAAGGATCCCGGCAACAGGGGAGGAGGATACAAAGAAAAAGATATTGCCCTTAATATTGTTAAAAAGGTAGGCCAGGAACTTGAGAAAATAGAAAACATTGATGTCATTTATACCCGGGATTCTGATGTTTTTATTCCTCTTGATAAGAGGGCAAAAATTGCCAATGATGCAAGAGCAGATCTTTTTGTCTCTGTTCATTGTAATGCTCATAACTCCCAGGCTTATGGTACAGAAACATTTGTATTGGGTCTACACAGGAACCAGACCAACTTTGAGGTAGCTAAAAGAGAAAATTCTGTAATATTCTTGGAGGAAGATTATCATGTTACCTATGATGGTTTTGATCCTAATTCCCCTGAATCTTATATAGGTATGATGATCATGCAGGAGGAATACCTGGATCAAAGTATCCTGTTGGCAGATTTTGTTCAGAAGAATTTTACCAATGACCTTAAAAGGAATAACCGTGGAGTAAAACAGGCTGGTTTTCTTGTGCTCCATCAAACATATATGCCAAGCGTTTTAATTGAAACAGGATTTCTTACCAATAACAGTGAGGGATCTTACCTTAACAGCAGTACTGGACAAAGTAAAATGGCAGATGCTATAGTAGAGGCAATTGTAGAGTACAGCCATACTATTAACCTTGCATCTCTTGAAAATTTGACCCAGGAAGCTGCTGTTGAAATAGTAACTACAGAAGCTGAAGTGGATATTTATGAAAATATTACTTTTAAAATTCAGCTTGCTGCAAGTTCTAAAAAGCTGGAACCTAAATCTTCAAATTTTAAAGGTTTAACTCCTGTTTTTAGAGAAAAAGAAGGAAAGCTATGGAAATATTACTATGGTGCTACCTCCAGCTATTCTCAAATTCAAAAACTACACGAGCAGGCCAAAAAAAGTGGATTCCCCAGCAGTTATGTTGTTGCTTTTAGGGCAGGCAACAAGATTACAGTTAATGAGGCGTTAAAATCCCAGAGTAAATAG